Genomic window (bacterium):
GAGATTCAGCTTCGAACGCACGTAGCGCTGGACATAAGGAACAAGCGCTTTCTCATGGGCCGCTTCGCCCTTGATGCGCTCAGGTAAAGGTGCCCTCTCAATGACGCGAGCGAGGCCGAGGGCCACCGCGTACGCTACGGTCGGAGTTGGGGACCATCGAGAGACCTGGGCGGTAAAATCGCTCGGATTCCGGCTCTGGCTGAGGCGGGGTTACTACCGCGAGTATCAGACGGCACCGGGGAGCCAAGCCATAGTGGACGCTGTGGGCACGCTCGAGGCCCGGGCGTGGGTGGATGGCCCCGAACGCCTCGTGTACACGCGCGTCGGGGAGCACGGCGGCGCCGTTTACGTGGACCTCGTGAACGGAGGGTGGGAGACCGTCGAGATCACATCGACAGACTGGCGCGTCGTTCCCGACCCACCGGTAATGTTCCGCAGGGCACGGGGCATGAGAGCCCTCGCGACCCCCGTCCCCGGCGGCAGTCTGAACGCCTTACGCCAATTCGTCAACGTGGCCGACGATCGCAATTGGATGTTGATCGTGGGGTGGCTCCTGGGGGCGGCGTGGCCAAGCGGCCCGTACCCGATCCTGGTCCTCCACGGGGAGCAGGGGTCAGCCAAATCCACCACCGCCCGCGTGCTGCGCGCCCTCCTCGACCCGAACGCGGTCCCGCTCCGGAGTGAATCCCGCGAGGACCGCGACCTGATGATCGCCGCAACGAACAGTTGGATCGTCAATCTGGACAACCTGTCCCGCCTCTCTGGGCGGATGTCCGACGCGCTGTGCCGCCTGGCTACCGGCGGCGGGTTCGCCACTCGCGAGCTTTACACTGACGCCGAGGAAGCTTTGTTCGAGGCGCAACGGCCGGTCATCCTCAACGGGATCGAAGAGCTGGCGACCCGGAGCGACCTGCTGGACCGCTCGATTATCGTGTACCTCCCTACCATCCCGGACGAACGTCGGAGGGCCGAGACGGAGTTCTGGCGCGAGTTCGAGGCGGCCCGGCCCTCGATCCAGGGGGCGTTGTACGATGCGGTTTCCGCCACCCTGCGGGCACTCCCAGGGGTGGCGCTCGAAGCAATGCCCCGAATGGCCGACTTCGCTTGCCGCGTGGTGGCGGCTGAGCCGGCCCTCGGATGGCCGACAGGTGCGTTCCTCGCCGCGTACGCAGAGAACCGGGAAGCGGCAAACGAGCTCCCGCTCGAGGCGTCCCCGGTGGCGGAGGCGATGCGGACCTTCGCCGAACAGCAGAGCGAGTGGGCGGGGACGGCGACCGAGCTCCTCGAGAGGCTCCAGAAACTCGTCGACGAGGCCGTCACCCGCCAGAAGGGGTGGCCCAAGGCCGCTCACGCCCTCTCCAACACCCTTGGCCGCCTGGCCCCGAACCTCCGCGCGGTCGGCGTGAGCGTGGCGTTCTCCCGGGCAGCCCGCAGGCGGTCGATCACCGTGCGGAAGATCGCGGAAGAGAGCGTCACGAGCGTCACCCCAGCCATGGCGGCCCAAACGCCCGTTGCCCGCGATGACGATCGAAACGGAGCCGTGACGAGGGGGGAGGCGGGCGTGACGCCGCCCACACCTGGACAGTCACCGCCCCGGAAGCCGCGGAGTGACGCTCGTGACGATAATGACGCTTCCTTGCCGCTGTTCACTAATCGGGATATCCCCGAGGCTTCGTGCGAAGATCCGCAGCAGGCGAGGCCCTGCCACTGGTGCAAGGGCACGCGATACTGGCGGTCTCGGAACAGCTCTACGTTGATCTGCGCTATTTGCCATCCGCCCGCGCGTGCCAGCCTCGTGGCGGAGTGGGTCGATGTATCGGTTAAGGGCATGCCGGCTCAGGGTGGATCCGACGTGCCGACGGGAGAGCAAGATGACGAGGGATGCTAGTGAGCCTCTGCTGATCAAGGTCGCGGAGGCCGCAAGGATCATTGGCATATCGCCGCGGCGGCTGTACGATCTCGCGGCGCGAGGAGCTCTCCCTCCCGGTATGGCCATCCGATTCGGTCGGTCGGTGCGCGTGTCCCGGCCCCGACTTCTTGCCTGGCTAGGGAGAGAATCCAAAGACGAAGGCCCCGTGACCAGGGGACCGGAGAGCTAGCCGGCGCGGCCACCTAGGCCCCCCTCCTCTCCACCTCCAAGGCCTGAAACCTGTTGGCAAACTGCCGAAAGGACCGGGGGCCGCAGCGCGGGCATTGGCTGGACCGGGACGATGGACTGGCTACAAAGATCTGCGGTCTTCGGAATGGAGGAATCTTGTGCGAGCCTATCGCGCCGTGGTTTTTTGGGAATGGAAAGGGTGGTTTGGATTGGGGGACACCGTTGACCGCCTTCGCTGCCGGTGACGCGTGAGGGGCCACATCCGCAAACGCGGAAACTCTTGGGCCGTGGTCGTGTACCTCGGCCAGGACCCGGCGACCGGCAGGGCTCGGCGGAAGTGGTACACGTACCCGACCCGGGGGGAGGCGCAGGCCCAGCTCTCCCACATCCTGACCCAGCTCCACGGCGGCGGGGCTTTGCCCTCAACGAAGCTCCGGACCGGGGAGTACCTGGAGAAGTGGCTGCACGACTACGCAGGGGGCGCCGTCGCGCCCACCACGTTCGCGCGGTACCAGGAAATCGTGAGCCTGCACTTGACGTCCGCCCTCGGGTTCATTCCGTTGCAGAAGCTCTCGCCCCAGGCGATCCAGGGCTACTTTACGGCGAAACTTGCGTCCGGTCTCTCGTCGACGACCGTGCGCCACCACGCGACGCTCCTTCACGGGGCGCTGCGACACGCGGTGAAGTGGGGGCTGCTGGCCAGGAACCCCGCGGACATGGTGGACCCGCCGCGCCGATGCCGCTCGGAGATCCGGGTGCTGGACGAGGAGCAGGTGCGATTGTTCCTCGCGGAAGCAAGGAGATCGTCAGTGCACTACCGTCTATACTTGGCCGCCCTCACGACCGGGATGCGGCAAGGCGAACTCCTCGGGTTGCGATGGAGGGATGTGGATCTAAGCCTCGGCGTAGCATCGGTCCAGCAAACGTTCTACCGCCTGGGGAAGCGGATGCTCTTCAAGGAGCCCAAGACCGCGACCGCCCGGCGCACCGTCGCCCTGCTCTCGGTCCTGGTGCAGGAGCTCCTGAGCCTCCGGGGCGAGCAGCGCGTACGTCACGGTGCGCTCGGCGATGCCTACAAGGACCGCGATCTCGTTTTCTGCCAGCCCGACGGACGCCCGCTCCACGCAAACAATATCGCCCGACGAGACCTCAGGCGCGTGCTCAAGAAGGCCAAGTTGCCCACCATTCGGTTCCACGACCTCCGCCACTGCCATGCCACCCTTTTGCTCCGCCAGGGCATCCACCCGAAGGTGGTCCAAGAGCGGCTCGGTCACAGTTCACCCGCGTTTACGCTGCACGTGTACAGTCACGTTCTGCCCGGGATGCAAGAGGAGGTTGTGAGGCGCCTGGATCAGGCACTCCGCGAAAAGCCAGAGTGAGAAGACTGACCAACCACCAGCCTAAGAGCACGAAGTTGGGAGCAGATGATGGGAGGCGATCGAGATGAAGATTGATGCCGCAGAACGGGAAACGGTTATCCAGTGGTCCGATGCCGACCAGGGAATCGCGCACGTCTACAGCTGTCAGGGTCCCATGATGCGGAAGCTGGCGAAGCATCCTCGGGCCAAGCTCGTGGAGACGCACAGGGATGATACCGAGAAGGTCACGGCGATGGAATTCGAGCTGCCCCTTGAGTGCGTTCACATCCGCAGGGGTCGCCGGCGGGTGACGGACACCCAGCGGGAGGCGGCGAGGCAAAACGCTGCCAAGGCGAGATCGAAGCGCGCTTCTCCCGTCGTTTCTCTTGTCTAGAAAGGCCCGAGTACGGAAAGCGAGCGGGGTGCCAAGAGACCGACCCGCCGTTTCATGCCTCCCTGAACTGTCGGGTCCGAGAGGCTGAGAATACCAAAGGGACGAGCCGGGTTAAAAGAGGCATTGTTTAGGAGCCCCTGCTATTTTGGAAGTCCACCAAGGTCCCAAATGGTCTCAAGGATGAGCGAAATCAGCTGCCGGCTGGCTTATGGGCGAGCAGATCCCGCAGAAGCGTTTCGATCTCTGCGAAATTGGCGGCATCGGGAATGTCGATGGCGGCGCACGGCCCATTGTAGAAGTCCTGAACCGGCTGCGAGAGTGATGCGACAGCGTGTATTTTGATCAGATCACGGATGCGTACTTCGGGCAGCATCGCGATGAAGCGCACCTTCTTCTTCCGGATCTTGAGGAACGCCACATTCGTTGGGGCTTTGATGGAAATGTAATATTTCTGCGGATTGAAGATGACGCTTCCGTCGATGAGCGTCGCAGCTTGCTTGATCTTCGCGTAAACGTCTCTGATCGATTGCGGCACGTCTTCAAGATGGAATTGCTCACTGTAGGGGCCCTGCTCCCCGCTTCCTTCGTCATTAGGCGCTTCTTCCGTCTCTGCGTACTGCAATGTCTCGACATCCGGGGAGACGGAGTATGCGACGTCGTTACCACTCA
Coding sequences:
- a CDS encoding site-specific integrase, coding for MRGHIRKRGNSWAVVVYLGQDPATGRARRKWYTYPTRGEAQAQLSHILTQLHGGGALPSTKLRTGEYLEKWLHDYAGGAVAPTTFARYQEIVSLHLTSALGFIPLQKLSPQAIQGYFTAKLASGLSSTTVRHHATLLHGALRHAVKWGLLARNPADMVDPPRRCRSEIRVLDEEQVRLFLAEARRSSVHYRLYLAALTTGMRQGELLGLRWRDVDLSLGVASVQQTFYRLGKRMLFKEPKTATARRTVALLSVLVQELLSLRGEQRVRHGALGDAYKDRDLVFCQPDGRPLHANNIARRDLRRVLKKAKLPTIRFHDLRHCHATLLLRQGIHPKVVQERLGHSSPAFTLHVYSHVLPGMQEEVVRRLDQALREKPE
- a CDS encoding helix-turn-helix domain-containing protein, with product MTRDASEPLLIKVAEAARIIGISPRRLYDLAARGALPPGMAIRFGRSVRVSRPRLLAWLGRESKDEGPVTRGPES